The sequence below is a genomic window from Coffea arabica cultivar ET-39 chromosome 8e, Coffea Arabica ET-39 HiFi, whole genome shotgun sequence.
CATTGCTTCTCATCCCTAAAGCAAGATCATGATCAATCAAGATTCTGCATCATCTCTTTTTGCTTCctgaattgaagaaaatctcttcatGCATTGTGGCTCTTGTTGTTTCGTTCGTAATTGTTTCTCTTCGTGCTTTATTATGTCAACCTGCATTGGAATAGATCGTATTCTGCAAAAATTATGTCAAGTTACTGAGATCAAGAAACTTTTAGTTTGTAATAATTTCCTCGACAAAACTTTGATGATATTTAAACTGCAACGTGCATGGGGCGGCGCATGAGCCTGCCAACAGAATGGATGAGAAACCTGTTTTGAAATGCTTAAAAATGTGAAATCTGAAACCAAGAACACAAAAGAAATAGTACGTCATTTTGTCAATTTATCTTATATCCATCTCAATCAGAAAAggcaaaagattttttttttttttttccaaatagaGTAGTAGTCCATAAAGCAAATGAATGGCAAGAATTATGTCAAAAAAGGTAACGGTGCATAAAGAAAATGAACGGCAAGAAACAGAGTAACATTCCATAAACAAAACGAAtgacaagaaattttttttttttttttaaaaagaagaaCGACAAGAATTTTGTCCAAACGATATTGAATAAATTGGGCTCATTTAGGCCTAgaatggaaggaaaaaaaaaaagagaacagaCTTTTCTCTTGATTACGAATCTTAAgttgaaaagacaaaaaatggaagaaacGAATAGTTTAAAGAGCTTAACATTCTAGATGAAGAGATTTATTGAGAAACAGTGAACTATACACTTTTTGGTCGAGATTCTGACTTTGCTTGAGAAAAACATTAGAGAATTAATGGGTGTTTTGGAGTTGATACTGATAAGTTTTTTTGGAGAACTTTTCCATATAATTCCTTAAAATACGTTTTCGTTCCCATTTTGTCAATTTATGCATAGAATCATGAATTTGTTTATCATATTTTAAGTTGAAAATACAGGCGGCATAGAACAGTTATCTCTCGTTGATTTGCAAAAGAGGTTTACTAGTGCATGGAGAGGTAAGATTGCGACTCCATTTCACTATCCACTTTTTGATGCTTGCAACATTGTCCACAAATGCAATGGTATCTTCTCAATTGCATATTTCTACTAAAAACGTAAAAAATTGAACTTTTTCATTATGCAAGAACTTGCTTGTCCATATCGATCCACCTTAGCCTTTTTCaagacaagaaaatctttgaatTGGAGGAGCGCAACCGAGTTCCAAAACTCAAAAGCCCTGCAAGGGATACATTGTATGGCATTTTCATTATGTCTGGCATTTGTAAATTTGCATCAACTGCCAAGTGGAGTCCAATCATTCAGGATATGACTGCTTAGCAATTACCTCTGCAGTGCATATTATGCCGTAAGCTGGTAGGCGTCATTTAGTGGCAGCTAAGAGAGTAGCAGGTCCGCCAGCTGCAGAATATATACACCAGACTTGGTGAATCTATTTTACAAACACTATAGCAAAAAGTCTTCAGTTGATGCAAGTCATGGCTCAGCTTTTTGCAACAGGAGGTAATTATCTCTTGTTCCCAGTCTTCCTCTTACTTGTACTCTTTTTCATCTTTAAGCAACTGAAACATTCTTTGGCATCAAAGACCTTGCCAATTCCACCAGGGCCAACACCATGGCCAATCTTAGGCAACATTCTTCACATGGGAATATTATCTCATGTCGCTCGATCAAACTTTGCTCAGCCATATGGTCCTATAATATCACTTAGACTAGGAACTCAGCATGTGATAGTTGGATCATCACCCTCAGCTGCAACAGAAATTCTTAAGACTCGTGATCGGATTTTATCAGCAAGATATGTTCCTCAGGTGGTGCATCTGCTACAGCAGAACTCAATTGTTCATCAATTGGATGGGCAGAAGAATGCAATGACGGATGGAAGTACTTGCGTACCCTGTGCCAATCTGAGCTCTTTTCAGGTAAAGCACTAGATTCACAAGGCTgcttgagagaaaagaagattATGGACTTTTTGAGGGCCAAGGAAGGTCGGCTGGTGAGCCAAGGCGAGGTGAACATTGTAACAATTTTTAACATGTTGCACAATATATTGTTGTCAAGAGATCTTGCTGGTTTGGAAGAAGAGGGCATAGAGAGTGGTATCAAATCTCTTGTAACAACAGCCATGGAAGTGTCTGCTGCTCAAAATGTATCAGATTTCTATCCATTTTTAGGCAAACTAGATCTTCAAGGTCTTCACAAAAAGACGTTAAAGTTTCTCATCAAAATTCGATGCACGCACCCCGGGAGCCCCTTATCGAAGAGAAAAGAAGTAGAGATACATCAAAGCAGCAAGATTTCTAGCACCACCTACTCAAGAACGGTTTCACCAAGGACCGAATCCACCAATTGTTTCTGATTTGCACCAGTAAGACATCCATACAAGTCCTACACAATGTCATATGTCGACAGAGTCCTAGTCTATAGTCTATACTGATACTAGCTTATCAGGGAATGTAGGAATTGTTTCAGGCGGTCACAGACACCAGTACCTCTACAATTCAATGGAAAATGGCTGAGCTTGTAAAAAATCCAGAAAAGATGAAGCAAGTTCATGAAGAGCTCCAAAGAGAAATCAAGCATAATTTTCTGAGAGAATCACATCCAATGCAGCAGCTACCTTATCTTGAGGCCTGTGTTAAAGAAGCTCTGCATTTGCATCCTCCTGCACCATTGCTACTTCCTCACCATGCTCATCAAACATGCCAATTAACGCATCGTACAATACCTAAAAATGCTCAAGTATCAATTAATGTATGGGCTATTGGATGAGACCCTTCATTATGGGATGAACCAGAATTCAAACCAGAAAGATTTCGAAGTTCTGCTTTGGACTATTAAGggaatgattttgaattctcttaATGCCTCCTTAAGCAAATAATCTGACAATGCTGAGCCACTGCTTGACTACTTCTATTGATAGTTCAGTTTTTAAGGTAGAAAGGAGTCATTTCATGACA
It includes:
- the LOC113705000 gene encoding corytuberine synthase-like — its product is MDFLRAKEGRLVSQGEVNIVTIFNMLHNILLSRDLAGLEEEGIESGIKSLVTTAMEVSAAQNVSDFYPFLGKLDLQGLHKKTLKFLIKIRCTHPGSPLSKRKEVEIHQSSKISSTTYSRTELFQAVTDTSTSTIQWKMAELVKNPEKMKQVHEELQREIKHNFLRESHPMQQLPYLEACVKEALHLHPPAPLLLPHHAHQTCQLTHRTIPKNAQVSINVWAIG